Within Psychrobacter sp. DAB_AL43B, the genomic segment AAAAATAATGACAGCCAATAAAGTTGGTTAAGGACAATTTATATGAACGGAGTTTCTAGTGGCGTGCTGGTATCACTTGGCGCCTATTTCTTAGTGATGATTGGGATTGGCATTTACGCTTATTTTAAGCAAGCCAATGATACTGAAGGCTATATGCTCGGTGGCCGTAGTTTAGGTCCTGCTGTAACCGCATTATCCGCTGGCGCATCAGATATGTCCGGTTGGCTATTACTTGGTTTACCGGGCGCCATGTATACTAGCGGTGTGGTTAGTGCTTGGATTGCGATTGGGTTAACCATCGGTGCTTTCCTAAACTACATTATCGTTGCGCCAAGATTACGTGTCTATACTGAGGTGGCCGACAATGCCATCACACTACCTGATTATTTTGCTAACCGCTTTGAAGACAAATCACATATGCTGCGTGTTATATCAGCGGTAGTTATTATCTTATTCTTTACTGTTTATACTGCAGCCAGCTTAGTTGGTGGCGGTAAACTCTTTGAAAGCTCACTCAATCTATCTTATAGTACTGGTCTGTGGGTGACTGCTGGTGTGGTCGTCGCTTATACCTTATTTGGTGGTTTCTTAGCGGTCTCAATGACTGACTTTGTACAGGGTATCATCATGCTATTTGCCATGGTGATCGTTCCTATTGTTGCTTTGACTGATCTTGGTGGTGTATCAGCAACTACTGAAGCCGTTCGAAACATTGATCCAAACCTACTTAATATTACCAGTGGTATGACCATCATGGGTATTATTTCCTTACTAGCATGGGGCCTAGGCTATTTTGGTCAGCCGCATATTATTGTACGTTTCATGGCAATACGTTCTGTTAAAGATATCCCAACGGCACGTAACATTGGTATGAGCTGGATGATTATCAGTCTTATTGGCGCTTGTATAACTGGTATCGCTGGTCGCGCCTATGTACAAAAAACTGCTATGACTGTAGATGATCCTGAAACTATTTTCTTAGTATTTACCCAGTTTTTATTCACCCCACTGGTTTCAGGTTTCTTGTTAGCCGCTATTTTAGCGGCAATTATGAGTACCATTTCATCACAGCTCTTGGTAGTATCAAGCTCATTAACTAAAGATGTCTACAAACTATTCTTTGATAGAGATGCACCAGAAGCTCGTCAAGTAATGGTCGGTCGTATCTCAGTTATATTAGTTGCTGTTATCGCTATTTTACTAGCTTCTAATCCAGAGAGCTCTGTACTAAGCCTTGTATCAAATGCATGGGCTGGATTCGGTGCTGCTTTTGGACCCCTAGTCATATTTAGCTTAATATGGCGCGGTATGAACCGTAACGGTGCTGTTGCTGGTATGGTCGTTGGCGCATTAACTGTCATCTTATGGATATATGGTCCTTTCCAAATCAACGGTATGGCGCTTAATAGTTGGTTATATGCGATTGTCCCAGGTTTCGTTCTTAGTACTGTCGCTATCTTTGCGGTAAGTATTATGACAGGCGGTCCAAAGGATTCAATCAAAGAGAAATTTAAAGAAATGGAAATGAATTTGCATAAATAAGCACTTTTTATTCACTATTGTCTAATTAAAAAACCTCGCCATGTGAACTAACCCCCAAATGTTGGACGGTTTAGTTTACCCCAAGGACTGAGTTCTGTACTGCACAGGACTCAGTCCTTTCAGTTTCATCTGAATACGCTCATTGTTGTAATAATGAATATACTCGTGAATCTGTTGTTCTAAATCCTCAATCGTTTGAGGTTTTTCAATATAAATCGTCTCACACTTAAGTGTCCCGAAGAACCCTTCCATCAGTGCGTTATCTAAGCAGTTGCCTTTTCTGCTCATACTTTGCTTAATACCATGCTGTTTAAGCACCTGTCCAAACTGTCTCAGTTGATAATGCCATCCTTGATCAGAGTGCAGCATTAGTGCCTTATCGCGACACGCTTTAGTCTTTGCTAAAGCATCATCAAGCATCTTACTAACTAAGTCATAGGTCGGGCGCCTTGAGAGCGTATAACTGACGATCTCATTGTTATAACAATCGAGTATAGGCGATAAATACAGCTTATTATCACCCACCTTAAACTCAGTAATGTCAGTGAGCCAGCGTTTATGCGGATGACCTGAATAAAACTGGCGCTTTAAATGATTCTTCGCGATTTTACCTTGTTGTCCTTTATAGGAGCGGTACTTCTGACGTCTTATCTTTGCGCTAAGCTTCATTTGACGCATAAGCTTAGCAATGAGCTTATGGTTGTGATGAATCCCTAGGTACTTTAACGCGGCCGTGACTCTACGGTAGCCATACCTGCCTTTATGCTGATGGTAAAGCTCAGTTATTCGCTGTTTCAAATCAGCGTACTTATCGTCACTCTCAAGCTTTGTTCTATGGTAATAAAAGACGCTTTTAGGCAGACATGAGGCTTTAAGTAAGTCAGATAAACAACAGCTATCCCTTAGTGCTTCGATGAGCCTTGCTTTGTCACTGCTTGTTCCTTTTGTTTGAGCAAGGCATCTAGCTTTTTT encodes:
- the putP gene encoding sodium/proline symporter PutP, translated to MNGVSSGVLVSLGAYFLVMIGIGIYAYFKQANDTEGYMLGGRSLGPAVTALSAGASDMSGWLLLGLPGAMYTSGVVSAWIAIGLTIGAFLNYIIVAPRLRVYTEVADNAITLPDYFANRFEDKSHMLRVISAVVIILFFTVYTAASLVGGGKLFESSLNLSYSTGLWVTAGVVVAYTLFGGFLAVSMTDFVQGIIMLFAMVIVPIVALTDLGGVSATTEAVRNIDPNLLNITSGMTIMGIISLLAWGLGYFGQPHIIVRFMAIRSVKDIPTARNIGMSWMIISLIGACITGIAGRAYVQKTAMTVDDPETIFLVFTQFLFTPLVSGFLLAAILAAIMSTISSQLLVVSSSLTKDVYKLFFDRDAPEARQVMVGRISVILVAVIAILLASNPESSVLSLVSNAWAGFGAAFGPLVIFSLIWRGMNRNGAVAGMVVGALTVILWIYGPFQINGMALNSWLYAIVPGFVLSTVAIFAVSIMTGGPKDSIKEKFKEMEMNLHK
- a CDS encoding IS3 family transposase, with protein sequence MPTCGGCLPKKARCLAQTKGTSSDKARLIEALRDSCCLSDLLKASCLPKSVFYYHRTKLESDDKYADLKQRITELYHQHKGRYGYRRVTAALKYLGIHHNHKLIAKLMRQMKLSAKIRRQKYRSYKGQQGKIAKNHLKRQFYSGHPHKRWLTDITEFKVGDNKLYLSPILDCYNNEIVSYTLSRRPTYDLVSKMLDDALAKTKACRDKALMLHSDQGWHYQLRQFGQVLKQHGIKQSMSRKGNCLDNALMEGFFGTLKCETIYIEKPQTIEDLEQQIHEYIHYYNNERIQMKLKGLSPVQYRTQSLG